A section of the Pseudomonas sp. Q1-7 genome encodes:
- a CDS encoding ATP-binding protein: MPRSARTPLRQWIWRAFVQSALIPLILVESVLITAYLLTNGAIRDAQVDYLQQSALEDLSSAVLREGKVIDMRLQGIEVPTRLFRDSVGRALQDRSFQPDELERQRHVLSSDGVYYTRTDDGRAASFYASSTPVEKQDHEKALRLSQVDPLMRSIREANPLVAAVYFNSWDSYNRIYPFFMTPEQYPHDMVIPNYNFYYLADAKHNPQRKTVWTDVYLDPAGLGWMMSAITPVYRGDFLEGVVGLDITVGQMLAEIGSLKVPWQGYAMLVSRDHSIMALPEAGERDFGLRELTRFSYDEAVRREVLKPEDFNLTRHREMQPLLEAMAAGKGNVQEVVLRGRKQLVAWSEIPQTGWRLMMVVDEANIFKETNRLAERYQQIGYMLIAGLGFFYALFFAWMWARSRRLSGELATPMVSIMGMMKRIGQGDFRPPAPSSRIAELQALAEAVQLSGAQLQASEEERLEARRNLDLVLESTTESLWEVDAITLTIKMSGRFVKRFGLRSDSITFAEFNDRVHPDDVERVRRLRMLFSVSDQDNFDAEYRFADVEGRYSWLLSRGKVLERDSDGRALRVAGTHVDITRLKQVEEELRVASREAQAASQAKSRFLSSMSHELRTPLNAINGFAQLIALEAEGQEERKVEGDYAQEIVNASRHLTSLVDDILDLSSIENRRQKLQLKPVDVGPLLASCGELIQPELQARRLQLQLMPPPVPSLHVMADARRLRQVVLNLLSNAVKYNSPQGMVSMGYEVRPAAVRLWVADSGPGLSQEQQAMLFQPFQRLGRENSTIPGTGIGLVLCRELAELMGGEMGFSSAPDIGSRFWIDLPSVNERDDFEPPAPARSEVEEPTVLPTVLCVEDHPACLKVLQEGLRDMADVRGAGTVGKALGMLADSTPSLLLLDLDLPDGDGLDVLDFVRSSPRLAMTPVLVVSAAVDDKVLAEARRRGADACLSKPVDLKQVRRMALSLLGQEA; this comes from the coding sequence ATGCCGCGTTCTGCCCGAACCCCCCTGCGCCAGTGGATCTGGCGCGCCTTCGTACAGAGTGCCCTGATCCCGCTGATTCTGGTCGAATCGGTGCTGATCACGGCGTATCTGTTGACCAACGGCGCAATTCGCGATGCCCAGGTGGACTACCTGCAGCAGAGCGCGCTGGAGGACCTGAGCAGCGCGGTGCTGCGCGAGGGCAAGGTGATCGATATGCGCCTGCAGGGCATCGAAGTGCCCACGCGGCTGTTCCGCGATTCGGTGGGCCGGGCCCTGCAGGACCGCAGCTTCCAGCCCGATGAGCTGGAGCGCCAGCGCCATGTGCTGAGTTCCGATGGCGTCTACTACACCCGCACCGACGATGGCCGCGCCGCGTCCTTCTATGCCAGCAGTACGCCGGTGGAAAAGCAGGACCACGAGAAGGCCCTGCGCCTGTCCCAGGTCGATCCGCTGATGCGCTCCATTCGCGAGGCCAACCCGCTGGTGGCGGCGGTGTATTTCAACAGTTGGGACAGCTACAACCGCATCTATCCCTTTTTCATGACGCCCGAGCAGTATCCCCATGACATGGTGATACCCAACTACAACTTCTATTACCTCGCCGACGCCAAGCACAACCCGCAGCGCAAGACGGTCTGGACCGATGTCTACCTCGACCCGGCGGGCCTCGGCTGGATGATGTCGGCCATTACCCCGGTGTACCGCGGCGACTTCCTCGAAGGGGTGGTGGGCCTGGATATCACCGTGGGGCAGATGCTCGCCGAGATCGGCAGCCTGAAGGTGCCGTGGCAGGGCTACGCGATGCTGGTGAGCCGCGACCACAGCATCATGGCGTTGCCGGAGGCGGGCGAGCGCGACTTCGGCCTGCGCGAGCTGACGCGCTTCTCCTACGACGAGGCGGTGCGCCGCGAGGTGCTCAAGCCCGAGGATTTCAACCTGACGCGCCATCGCGAGATGCAGCCGTTGCTGGAGGCCATGGCTGCCGGCAAGGGCAATGTGCAGGAGGTGGTGCTGCGCGGCCGCAAGCAACTGGTGGCCTGGAGCGAGATTCCGCAGACCGGCTGGCGGCTGATGATGGTGGTGGACGAGGCCAATATCTTCAAGGAAACCAATCGCCTCGCCGAGCGCTACCAGCAGATCGGCTACATGCTGATCGCCGGGCTGGGCTTCTTCTATGCGCTGTTCTTCGCCTGGATGTGGGCGCGCTCGCGGCGCCTCAGCGGCGAGTTGGCTACGCCCATGGTGTCGATCATGGGCATGATGAAACGCATCGGCCAGGGTGACTTCCGGCCGCCGGCGCCCAGCAGCCGCATCGCCGAGCTGCAGGCGCTGGCCGAAGCCGTGCAGCTCAGCGGGGCGCAGTTGCAGGCCAGCGAGGAGGAGCGGCTGGAGGCCCGACGCAATCTCGACCTGGTGCTGGAAAGCACCACGGAAAGCCTCTGGGAAGTGGATGCGATCACCCTGACGATCAAGATGAGCGGGCGCTTCGTCAAACGCTTCGGGCTGCGCAGCGACAGCATCACCTTCGCCGAATTCAACGACCGCGTGCACCCGGACGACGTGGAGCGGGTGCGTCGCCTGCGGATGCTGTTCTCGGTCAGCGACCAGGACAATTTCGATGCCGAATACCGTTTCGCCGACGTCGAAGGCCGCTATTCCTGGCTGCTCAGCCGCGGCAAGGTGCTGGAGCGCGATTCCGACGGTCGCGCGCTGCGCGTGGCCGGCACCCACGTGGACATCACCCGGCTCAAGCAGGTGGAGGAAGAGCTGCGCGTCGCCAGCCGCGAGGCCCAGGCGGCAAGCCAGGCCAAGAGCCGCTTCCTGTCCAGCATGAGCCACGAACTGCGCACGCCGCTGAACGCCATCAACGGTTTCGCGCAGCTGATCGCCCTGGAGGCTGAGGGCCAGGAAGAACGCAAAGTGGAGGGCGACTACGCCCAGGAAATCGTCAATGCCAGCCGCCACCTCACCTCGCTGGTGGATGACATCCTCGACCTGTCGAGTATCGAGAACCGCCGTCAGAAGCTGCAGCTCAAGCCGGTGGATGTCGGGCCGCTGCTGGCCAGTTGCGGCGAGCTGATCCAGCCGGAGCTGCAGGCCCGCCGCCTGCAGTTGCAACTGATGCCGCCGCCGGTGCCGTCCCTGCATGTGATGGCCGATGCCCGGCGCCTGCGTCAGGTGGTGCTGAACCTGCTGTCCAACGCGGTGAAGTACAACAGTCCGCAGGGGATGGTGAGTATGGGCTACGAAGTCCGTCCGGCTGCCGTGCGCCTGTGGGTGGCCGACAGCGGCCCGGGCCTCAGCCAGGAGCAGCAGGCCATGCTGTTCCAGCCCTTCCAGCGCTTGGGACGGGAGAATTCCACCATTCCCGGCACAGGCATCGGCCTGGTGCTGTGCCGCGAGCTGGCGGAGCTGATGGGCGGCGAGATGGGCTTCAGTAGCGCGCCGGATATCGGCAGTCGCTTCTGGATCGACCTGCCCAGCGTCAACGAACGGGATGATTTCGAGCCACCGGCACCGGCCAGGTCCGAGGTGGAGGAGCCGACGGTGCTGCCGACGGTGCTCTGCGTGGAGGACCACCCCGCCTGCCTCAAGGTGCTGCAGGAGGGCCTGCGGGACATGGCGGACGTGCGCGGCGCAGGCACGGTCGGCAAGGCGCTGGGGATGTTGGCGGATTCCACGCCGTCCCTCCTGCTGCTGGACCTGGACTTGCCCGACGGCGATGGCCTGGATGTGCTCGACTTCGTGCGTTCCAGCCCGCGCCTGGCGATGACGCCGGTGCTGGTGGTGAGTGCGGCGGTGGATGACAAGGTCCTGGCCGAAGCACGCCGGCGTGGGGCCGACGCTTGTCTGAGCAAGCCGGTGGACCTGAAGCAGGTACGCCGGATGGCGCTCTCGTTACTGGGGCAGGAGGCCTGA